A genomic segment from Chitinophaga niabensis encodes:
- a CDS encoding aldehyde dehydrogenase (NADP(+)) produces MSEINEIMQQAKAAFEVYSKTTPAQRAAFLENIAEQIEAKREQLTTKAHVETHLPLPRLNNEITRTTSQLKMFAAYITEGSWVAAAIDNQPSKPDTRKMLIPVGPVVVFGASNFPFAFSTAGGDTASALASGSTVVVKGHSAHAGTSLLVYAAIQEAIRLSGMPEHTLQHVLGPGNTAGKELVMHPFTTGVGFTGSYKGGTALMQYAAAREKPIPVFAEMSSINPVVLLPDTLTQNAAALAKKLAGSVTLGMGQFCTNPGLLLGIKSPALETFLSELGEEVSQVTPLPMLHEGIHTNYQQGLTEMLPYVVYKGEGEPARAIAMVSAKDFLNIPHLREEVFGPFSLLVTCENKAELKKALQSISGQLTATIMGTDKDLAEHRDIISLQTSLAGRVIINEVPTGVEVNSSMVHGGPFPATSDARFTSVGATAIQRWVRPVCFQGFPDALLPEELQNANPRGIWRTVNNEWKNV; encoded by the coding sequence ATGAGTGAGATAAATGAGATCATGCAGCAGGCGAAAGCTGCATTTGAAGTGTATAGCAAAACAACACCTGCACAACGTGCGGCTTTCCTGGAGAATATCGCGGAGCAGATAGAAGCTAAACGGGAACAACTCACAACCAAGGCACATGTAGAAACTCATTTGCCTTTACCCCGGCTGAACAATGAAATCACGCGTACTACAAGTCAGTTGAAAATGTTTGCTGCCTATATCACAGAAGGCAGCTGGGTGGCGGCGGCTATTGATAACCAGCCATCCAAACCGGATACCCGTAAGATGCTGATCCCTGTTGGCCCTGTGGTAGTGTTCGGTGCCAGTAATTTTCCCTTTGCTTTTTCAACGGCAGGAGGGGATACGGCGAGTGCTTTAGCTTCCGGTTCCACAGTTGTGGTGAAAGGGCACTCTGCACATGCCGGTACTTCTTTACTGGTATACGCTGCCATACAGGAAGCGATCCGTTTATCCGGCATGCCGGAACATACTTTGCAACATGTGCTGGGCCCGGGTAATACAGCCGGCAAAGAACTGGTGATGCATCCGTTCACTACGGGTGTTGGCTTTACCGGTTCTTATAAGGGAGGTACTGCTTTGATGCAGTATGCAGCAGCAAGAGAAAAACCCATTCCTGTTTTTGCAGAAATGAGCAGTATTAACCCTGTGGTATTATTACCGGATACCTTAACACAAAACGCAGCAGCGCTGGCTAAAAAGCTGGCAGGTTCTGTTACTTTGGGAATGGGGCAGTTCTGTACCAACCCGGGATTGCTGCTGGGTATTAAAAGCCCTGCGCTGGAAACATTCCTGTCTGAATTAGGAGAAGAAGTAAGCCAGGTAACACCACTGCCTATGCTGCATGAAGGAATTCATACCAATTATCAGCAGGGACTAACGGAGATGTTGCCATATGTTGTCTATAAAGGAGAGGGAGAGCCGGCAAGGGCAATTGCTATGGTGAGTGCTAAAGATTTTTTAAACATCCCGCATCTCAGGGAAGAGGTCTTTGGCCCTTTCTCCCTGTTGGTGACCTGCGAAAATAAAGCAGAGCTGAAGAAAGCACTGCAAAGTATTTCAGGCCAGCTGACAGCTACCATCATGGGCACAGATAAAGACCTTGCTGAACACCGGGATATTATTTCCCTGCAAACTTCCCTGGCCGGAAGGGTGATCATCAATGAAGTACCTACCGGTGTGGAAGTGAACAGCAGCATGGTACATGGCGGACCTTTCCCTGCCACTTCCGATGCGCGTTTCACTTCTGTAGGCGCCACTGCCATACAGCGATGGGTGCGGCCGGTTTGCTTCCAGGGTTTCCCGGATGCCCTGCTGCCGGAAGAATTGCAGAACGCCAACCCCCGCGGGATCTGGCGCACGGTGAACAATGAGTGGAAGAATGTATAA
- a CDS encoding 4-hydroxyproline epimerase, translated as MKPARKKTFFCIDAHTCGNPVRVVAGGGPTLTGNNMSEKRQHFLEEFDWIRKGLMFEPRGHDMMSGSILYAPHDPQNDVAVLFIETSGCLPMCGHGTIGTITIAIEEGLLLPKTHGTVRMEAPAGLVNISYTTIGNKVKTVKLTNVPSFLEATELTVDCPELGELVFDVSYGGNFYAIVDVQKNFAGLEHYSADKLIAWAREVRKRINEQYTFVHPDDPTINGCSHVLWTGAVLDPASTARNAVFYGDKAIDRSPCGTGTSARMAQWYAKGKLKKGDEFIHESIIGSRFTGRIEEETSVAGKPAIRPSIEGWARVYGYNTISIDPDDDPYAYGFQVL; from the coding sequence ATGAAGCCTGCGCGTAAAAAGACCTTTTTCTGTATTGATGCTCATACCTGTGGTAACCCCGTCCGCGTAGTGGCAGGAGGAGGGCCCACCCTCACCGGTAATAACATGAGCGAAAAGCGTCAGCACTTCCTGGAAGAATTTGACTGGATCCGAAAAGGACTGATGTTTGAACCCCGCGGCCATGATATGATGAGCGGCAGTATCCTGTATGCACCACACGATCCGCAGAACGATGTGGCGGTGTTGTTCATTGAAACCAGCGGCTGCCTGCCCATGTGTGGCCATGGCACTATCGGTACCATCACCATCGCTATCGAAGAAGGATTACTGTTACCGAAAACACATGGCACTGTTCGCATGGAAGCCCCGGCAGGACTGGTGAACATTTCTTATACCACCATCGGCAATAAAGTGAAAACGGTGAAGCTCACCAATGTGCCTTCTTTCCTGGAAGCCACAGAACTCACCGTAGATTGCCCGGAGCTGGGTGAGCTGGTGTTTGACGTATCCTATGGCGGTAATTTCTACGCCATCGTAGATGTGCAAAAGAACTTTGCAGGGCTGGAACATTACAGCGCAGATAAATTGATCGCATGGGCAAGAGAGGTCCGTAAAAGGATCAATGAGCAATATACTTTCGTTCATCCTGATGATCCGACTATCAATGGCTGTTCACATGTGTTATGGACAGGTGCTGTATTGGATCCCGCATCCACAGCACGTAATGCCGTGTTCTACGGAGATAAGGCCATAGACCGTTCTCCCTGCGGTACCGGTACTTCTGCCCGCATGGCACAATGGTACGCAAAAGGGAAACTGAAGAAAGGAGATGAATTCATTCATGAAAGCATTATCGGTTCCCGCTTCACCGGCCGCATTGAAGAAGAAACATCTGTAGCCGGGAAACCCGCTATCAGGCCAAGTATTGAAGGATGGGCCAGGGTATATGGATACAATACCATTAGTATTGATCCGGATGATGATCCTTATGCATATGGTTTCCAGGTTTTGTAA
- a CDS encoding NAD(P)/FAD-dependent oxidoreductase: MKCTVIGGGIIGLSSAYFLQESGWDVTIIDKGDLSDNCSYGNAGYVCPSHFVPMATPGIVKQGLKWMLNAQSPFYVKPRLSMDLIDWGLKFIRSANAAHVERSAVPLRDIAVLSKGWYETWLRQPEFDFAYEQKGLLDLFQSEANALHAHHTVEKALELGLDAEYLNAEQVQAMEPQTKLNIRGAVYFKCDAHLYPNKLMHNLLAYLRSKSNVTFVPGQEVEGIEKEQGKIKRVKTRQGVYETDMLVIATGSWSREMAALVDVKLPMAAGRGYSITYEDAPYKLNHPAILMEGRVAITPMDGNKIRFGGTMEITSLNAPPDMNRVKGILRSVKNFLPEYDIPLPPKEQVWFGYRPCSADGLPYIGRLKRIDNCILATGHSMLGLSLGAGTGKLVSELVNGQALSMDITPFAPERF; encoded by the coding sequence ATGAAATGTACTGTTATCGGCGGTGGGATCATTGGCTTAAGCTCCGCTTATTTTCTGCAGGAAAGCGGTTGGGATGTAACGATCATTGATAAAGGCGATCTTTCTGATAATTGCTCCTATGGCAACGCAGGTTATGTATGTCCCAGCCACTTTGTGCCCATGGCTACGCCCGGTATTGTAAAGCAGGGCCTGAAATGGATGCTGAATGCGCAAAGTCCCTTTTATGTAAAGCCAAGGTTGAGCATGGACCTGATAGACTGGGGATTGAAGTTCATCCGCAGCGCCAATGCAGCACATGTGGAAAGAAGCGCCGTGCCTTTGCGCGACATTGCCGTACTCAGTAAAGGATGGTATGAAACATGGCTGCGTCAGCCGGAGTTTGATTTTGCTTATGAACAAAAGGGATTGTTAGATCTCTTCCAGTCGGAAGCCAACGCATTGCATGCACATCATACCGTAGAGAAAGCACTGGAGCTTGGTTTGGATGCGGAGTATCTGAATGCAGAACAGGTGCAGGCTATGGAGCCGCAAACAAAACTGAATATCAGGGGAGCCGTGTATTTCAAATGTGATGCACATCTCTATCCCAATAAACTCATGCATAACCTGCTGGCATATCTAAGGTCAAAAAGCAATGTCACCTTTGTGCCGGGGCAGGAAGTGGAAGGTATTGAAAAGGAACAGGGAAAGATCAAACGGGTGAAAACACGGCAAGGCGTATACGAAACAGATATGCTCGTGATCGCTACCGGTTCCTGGAGCCGCGAAATGGCAGCGCTGGTAGATGTGAAATTACCCATGGCCGCAGGCAGGGGATATTCCATCACTTATGAAGATGCGCCTTATAAACTGAATCATCCTGCCATCCTTATGGAAGGCAGGGTAGCTATCACGCCGATGGACGGGAACAAGATCCGTTTTGGCGGCACCATGGAAATAACCTCCCTGAACGCACCGCCGGATATGAATAGGGTAAAAGGCATCCTGCGCTCTGTGAAGAACTTTTTGCCAGAGTACGATATTCCGCTGCCCCCGAAAGAACAGGTATGGTTCGGGTACCGCCCCTGTTCAGCAGACGGGCTGCCTTACATCGGAAGATTAAAACGCATTGATAATTGCATATTAGCTACCGGGCATTCCATGCTTGGGCTGAGCCTGGGTGCAGGTACGGGAAAGCTCGTCAGCGAGCTGGTGAATGGGCAGGCACTGAGTATGGATATAACCCCTTTTGCACCTGAACGTTTTTAA
- a CDS encoding DUF885 family protein, with protein MRKSLCCICLLLLQFTTYAQSQDTDLYNQSSEVNNIMVQYYADRGALNRFYFVRNSPERRERMTVLQEEYVKRLSKLDFSKLPNGSAVDYILFRRDLKDELFQLEQERKEYKDVQQWFPFADRLYAVERMRRRGTAPDAEKLAGELNTLAKDVIAAKALLRKDSAMPLALSRRASGVARGMQQAIKSTFDFYNGYDPLFTWWIPAPYKRLDSLLNDYANALSSKGKSAVSQKDDGSGIIGNPIGREELIRQLQEEMIPYTPEDLITIANKEFAWCDAEMLKASREMGFGDNWKAAMEKVKNAYVPPSKQPEAMMKLYEESVAFIKKNNLITIPPLAEETWRMSMMAPERQLVSPFFLGGEEFIISYPTNTMQHDDKMMSMRGNNPHFSRATVHHELLAGHAMQQFMSDRYRSYRHFDTPFWTEGWALYWERLLWDLKFPVTPEDRMGMLFWRMHRCARIIFSLSYHTNKWTPQQCIDFLVDRVNHERANAEGEVRRSFTGGYGPLYQIAYMIGGLQFEALKKELVDSGKMTYQQFHDAIIRENSMPVEMVRAILLKQTLKKDFTTNWKFYKL; from the coding sequence ATGAGAAAATCCTTATGCTGTATCTGTTTGTTACTGCTACAGTTTACCACCTATGCACAATCGCAGGATACTGACCTGTACAATCAATCCAGTGAAGTGAACAATATCATGGTGCAGTATTATGCAGACAGAGGTGCCCTGAACCGTTTTTATTTTGTGCGTAACTCACCTGAACGCAGAGAACGGATGACGGTATTACAGGAAGAATATGTAAAACGTTTATCGAAACTGGATTTCTCCAAACTGCCAAACGGCTCTGCCGTAGATTACATATTGTTCCGGCGTGATCTGAAGGACGAACTGTTCCAGCTGGAGCAGGAGCGGAAAGAGTATAAGGATGTACAGCAATGGTTCCCGTTCGCAGACAGATTGTATGCGGTAGAGCGAATGCGCCGCAGGGGAACTGCGCCCGATGCGGAAAAACTCGCAGGCGAATTGAACACCCTGGCGAAAGATGTAATAGCTGCCAAAGCATTGTTGCGGAAAGACAGTGCCATGCCTTTAGCCCTCAGCCGCAGGGCTTCCGGTGTGGCCAGGGGAATGCAGCAGGCCATCAAGAGCACTTTTGATTTTTACAATGGTTACGATCCATTGTTCACCTGGTGGATCCCGGCCCCTTATAAACGATTAGACAGCTTATTGAATGATTATGCCAATGCGCTCAGCAGTAAAGGCAAAAGCGCTGTATCCCAGAAAGATGATGGCAGTGGCATCATCGGTAATCCCATCGGCAGAGAAGAACTGATCCGGCAGTTGCAGGAGGAAATGATCCCCTATACACCGGAAGACCTCATCACCATTGCCAATAAAGAGTTTGCCTGGTGTGATGCGGAAATGCTGAAAGCCTCCCGCGAAATGGGCTTTGGCGATAACTGGAAAGCTGCGATGGAAAAGGTGAAGAACGCTTATGTGCCGCCTTCCAAACAGCCGGAGGCTATGATGAAGTTATATGAGGAATCTGTTGCCTTTATCAAAAAGAACAACCTGATCACCATACCCCCACTGGCAGAAGAAACCTGGCGTATGAGTATGATGGCGCCGGAACGCCAGCTGGTGAGCCCCTTCTTTTTAGGTGGAGAGGAGTTCATTATTTCCTATCCTACCAACACCATGCAGCATGATGATAAAATGATGAGCATGCGGGGCAATAATCCTCATTTCTCCAGGGCTACAGTGCATCATGAATTACTCGCAGGCCATGCCATGCAGCAATTCATGAGTGATCGTTACAGATCTTACCGCCACTTTGATACGCCATTCTGGACGGAAGGCTGGGCATTGTACTGGGAGCGTTTACTTTGGGACCTTAAATTCCCCGTTACCCCGGAAGACCGTATGGGTATGTTGTTCTGGCGCATGCACCGTTGCGCGCGGATCATCTTTTCCCTCAGTTATCATACTAATAAATGGACGCCGCAACAGTGCATAGATTTCCTGGTGGACCGTGTGAATCATGAAAGGGCAAATGCAGAAGGAGAGGTGCGCCGTTCTTTTACAGGTGGTTATGGCCCCTTGTACCAGATCGCTTATATGATCGGTGGTTTGCAGTTTGAAGCGCTGAAGAAGGAATTAGTGGATAGTGGTAAGATGACGTACCAGCAGTTCCATGATGCCATTATCCGGGAGAATTCCATGCCGGTGGAAATGGTAAGGGCTATATTGCTGAAGCAAACTTTGAAGAAGGATTTTACAACGAACTGGAAGTTCTACAAACTATAA
- a CDS encoding DUF6528 family protein: MISALMIIGSIIAQPDTSIILSEQSEHRVAIADIHTKKITWEWKPASSNVKPEHAKWFSSISDAKLVYNGKYILTVASGGGVALIRIADKKTVFYAYAGGNTHSAELLPDGNIVAASSHGNFLMLFKVDTLHFPENVYTKKVFIEFGHNAVWDNKRQLLWSAGLSQLKSFTYNFNCSQPDLVLKDSIRLEGTEAHDLFPVYGKDALWLTNNEGVYQFDIATKKITRADVPQSKIKSVSSGPAGYPVIVLQPNESWWSNEVLDAKGKPVFSQKGLKIYKARWNLVNTFSYPANDAVKVCK; encoded by the coding sequence ATGATAAGTGCATTGATGATCATCGGCAGCATAATTGCCCAACCGGATACCAGCATTATACTTTCTGAACAATCAGAACACCGTGTAGCCATTGCTGATATCCATACGAAGAAAATCACCTGGGAATGGAAACCCGCATCTTCCAACGTAAAGCCGGAGCATGCCAAATGGTTTTCCAGTATCAGCGATGCTAAACTGGTGTACAACGGGAAATACATCCTCACGGTAGCTTCCGGCGGCGGTGTGGCATTGATCCGTATCGCAGATAAGAAAACCGTGTTCTACGCCTATGCAGGTGGCAATACTCACTCCGCGGAGCTGTTACCGGATGGAAATATTGTTGCAGCTTCCAGCCACGGAAATTTCCTGATGTTATTTAAAGTGGATACCCTCCATTTCCCGGAGAATGTATATACCAAAAAGGTATTCATTGAATTCGGGCACAATGCGGTATGGGACAACAAACGCCAGCTGTTATGGTCTGCGGGGCTGAGCCAGTTGAAATCTTTCACCTATAATTTCAATTGTTCACAACCAGATCTGGTACTGAAAGATTCCATTCGTCTTGAAGGCACAGAAGCACATGATCTTTTCCCTGTTTATGGAAAAGACGCTTTATGGCTGACGAATAATGAAGGCGTGTACCAGTTTGATATCGCCACGAAGAAGATCACAAGAGCGGATGTACCCCAAAGTAAAATAAAGAGTGTATCATCCGGCCCGGCAGGTTACCCGGTTATTGTACTGCAACCCAATGAATCCTGGTGGTCCAATGAGGTGCTGGATGCAAAAGGTAAACCGGTATTCAGCCAAAAGGGATTAAAGATCTATAAGGCACGCTGGAACCTGGTGAATACATTTAGTTATCCGGCGAATGATGCGGTTAAAGTTTGTAAATAA
- a CDS encoding sodium:solute symporter family transporter, whose translation MNNHLALSDYLVFITYFILIASFGYWIYRRKQKASLNTKDFFLAEGSLTWWAIGASLIASNISAEQFIGMSGEGFFVGIAVAAYEWIAAVALIIIAIWFIPIYLKNKIYTMPQFLKMRYNETVALIMAVFWLFLYVFVNLTSILYLGAVAINGLAGGEYLHAIMLGLAIFALIITLGGMKVIGYTDVIQVAVLIIGGLATTYLALTMVSEKFGLGSDALAGFKVMMKDAPEHFKMILPKPTAASSQLEIDRYVILPGIAMYFAGQWIVNLNYWGCNQYITQRALGADLETARTGILFAGFLKLMMPLIVWLPGVAAYVLYKNGHLPQLEGGSKDGAYSAILGFLPNGLKGLSIAALTAAIVASLAGKANSISTIFTLDIYKKYFDKDANEKKLVWVGRATIWLAMLIAVIFTWEDLLGIGGEGGFTFIQKYTGFISPGVFAMFILGMFWKRTTGVAAIAGVLTGFLLSVFFNSFAVPMFGTNTFFYTAYPDGKGGFVIPFLICMGLSFLFTMIVMVLLSLAGPKVNPKAFELDKEMFKLKPSTIVLIVLTLMILTALYAKFW comes from the coding sequence ATGAACAATCACCTCGCATTATCAGACTATCTTGTGTTTATCACCTATTTCATACTTATTGCTTCCTTTGGATATTGGATATACCGCAGAAAGCAAAAGGCTTCCCTGAACACAAAAGACTTCTTCCTCGCAGAAGGTTCCCTAACCTGGTGGGCCATCGGCGCCTCCCTGATCGCCTCCAATATTTCGGCGGAGCAATTCATTGGCATGAGCGGAGAAGGATTTTTTGTAGGTATAGCCGTAGCCGCTTATGAATGGATCGCTGCCGTTGCACTGATCATTATTGCAATATGGTTCATTCCCATTTACCTGAAGAACAAGATCTACACTATGCCGCAATTCCTGAAAATGCGGTATAATGAAACGGTAGCGCTGATCATGGCGGTGTTCTGGTTGTTCCTCTATGTGTTCGTAAACCTTACTTCTATCCTCTACCTCGGCGCCGTGGCCATCAATGGACTGGCAGGCGGGGAATACCTGCACGCCATTATGTTAGGACTGGCCATCTTTGCACTGATCATCACACTCGGTGGGATGAAAGTGATCGGGTATACGGATGTGATACAGGTGGCGGTACTGATCATCGGCGGGCTGGCCACTACCTATCTTGCCCTCACGATGGTATCTGAAAAGTTCGGCCTGGGCAGTGATGCCCTTGCGGGTTTTAAAGTGATGATGAAAGATGCGCCGGAACATTTTAAAATGATCCTGCCTAAACCAACTGCCGCTTCCTCCCAGCTGGAAATAGACCGGTATGTGATCCTTCCCGGCATCGCCATGTATTTTGCGGGCCAGTGGATCGTGAACCTCAATTACTGGGGTTGCAATCAATACATCACACAACGCGCGCTGGGCGCTGACCTGGAAACAGCCCGCACAGGTATCCTCTTTGCAGGTTTCCTGAAACTGATGATGCCCCTGATCGTTTGGCTGCCGGGTGTTGCCGCGTATGTGTTATATAAGAACGGCCATCTTCCGCAACTGGAAGGCGGCAGCAAAGATGGGGCGTATTCCGCCATCCTGGGCTTTCTTCCCAACGGGCTGAAAGGTTTATCTATCGCCGCATTAACAGCTGCCATTGTGGCTTCGCTGGCTGGCAAAGCAAATAGCATCTCTACTATTTTCACACTGGACATCTATAAGAAATACTTTGATAAAGACGCGAATGAGAAGAAGCTGGTATGGGTTGGCAGGGCTACTATCTGGCTGGCGATGCTCATTGCCGTGATCTTCACCTGGGAGGACCTGCTGGGCATAGGGGGTGAAGGAGGATTTACCTTTATCCAGAAATATACCGGGTTTATCAGTCCGGGTGTATTTGCCATGTTCATACTGGGTATGTTCTGGAAAAGAACTACCGGGGTAGCCGCCATTGCGGGTGTACTTACGGGATTCCTGCTCTCTGTTTTCTTCAACAGTTTCGCGGTACCTATGTTTGGCACCAACACCTTCTTCTATACGGCGTATCCTGATGGCAAGGGTGGCTTTGTGATCCCTTTTCTCATCTGTATGGGTTTATCTTTCCTCTTCACTATGATCGTGATGGTGTTGCTCAGTCTCGCAGGGCCGAAGGTAAATCCAAAAGCCTTTGAGCTGGATAAGGAGATGTTTAAACTCAAGCCCTCCACCATCGTTCTGATTGTATTAACATTAATGATCCTGACGGCCTTGTATGCAAAATTCTGGTAG
- the araA gene encoding L-arabinose isomerase → MSELKQLEVWFVTGSQHLYGEETLLQVAEHAKIIAAALNDSPEIPVSIVWKPTLKSTEEISHLIVEANSTKKVIGLIAWMHTFSPAKMWIGGLKALQKPLLHLHTQFNRDIPWSTIDMDFMNLNQSAHGDREFGFMVSRLRMNRKVVAGHWQDPEVIKEINQWTRTAAGWHDWQGARFVRFGDNMRFVAVTDGDKVEAEYKFGYSVNTHGIGDLTKVIDAVSTHAIDVLVKEYEDRYALAGALRKGNEQHAALREAARIEIGLQAFLEDGNFKGFTDTFEDLHGMQQLPGIAAQRLMAKGYGFAGEGDWKTAALVRAMKVMGSGLPGGNSFMEDYTYHFNPDNSMVLGSHMLEICESIADGQPSCEIHPLGIGGKSDPVRLVFNAAAGPALNASIVDMGNRFRLIVNEVMAVKPMHNLPKLPVARVLWKPYPDMKTGCTAWILAGGAHHTCYSQNLTSAQLEDFAEIANIECVLIDKHTQLRQLKNELRWNEAAYMINPK, encoded by the coding sequence ATGAGTGAACTTAAGCAACTGGAAGTATGGTTTGTGACCGGAAGTCAGCATCTATATGGAGAAGAAACATTATTGCAGGTAGCGGAACACGCTAAGATCATCGCGGCGGCGCTGAACGATTCACCGGAAATACCGGTATCCATCGTTTGGAAACCTACACTGAAATCAACGGAGGAGATCAGCCACCTCATCGTGGAAGCCAATAGCACCAAAAAGGTGATAGGGCTCATAGCATGGATGCATACCTTCTCCCCTGCTAAAATGTGGATAGGCGGACTGAAGGCATTGCAAAAACCTTTATTGCACCTGCACACGCAATTCAACCGCGATATTCCATGGAGTACCATAGACATGGATTTTATGAACCTCAACCAGAGTGCGCATGGCGACAGGGAATTTGGTTTTATGGTAAGCCGCCTGCGCATGAACAGGAAAGTAGTGGCAGGTCACTGGCAGGACCCTGAAGTGATCAAAGAGATCAATCAATGGACACGTACTGCGGCAGGCTGGCACGACTGGCAGGGCGCCCGTTTTGTACGTTTCGGCGATAACATGCGTTTTGTTGCGGTAACAGACGGCGATAAAGTAGAAGCAGAATACAAATTCGGTTATTCTGTAAATACACATGGCATTGGCGATCTCACCAAAGTGATAGATGCTGTGAGTACGCATGCCATTGATGTACTCGTAAAAGAATACGAAGACCGTTATGCATTGGCAGGCGCCTTACGTAAAGGCAATGAACAGCATGCTGCACTACGCGAAGCTGCACGCATCGAAATAGGTTTGCAGGCATTCCTGGAAGACGGGAATTTCAAAGGTTTTACAGACACATTTGAAGACCTTCATGGCATGCAGCAATTACCGGGTATTGCCGCACAACGCCTCATGGCAAAGGGTTATGGCTTTGCAGGAGAAGGAGACTGGAAAACGGCAGCATTGGTACGCGCCATGAAAGTAATGGGCAGCGGCCTGCCGGGTGGTAATTCCTTCATGGAAGATTACACCTATCATTTCAACCCGGATAATTCCATGGTACTGGGCTCACACATGCTGGAGATCTGCGAATCCATTGCAGACGGGCAGCCTTCCTGTGAAATACATCCTCTCGGCATCGGCGGCAAATCAGATCCTGTACGCCTGGTGTTCAATGCAGCAGCAGGCCCTGCCCTGAATGCTTCTATCGTAGATATGGGCAACCGCTTCCGCCTGATTGTCAATGAAGTGATGGCGGTTAAACCCATGCATAATCTACCCAAACTACCAGTGGCACGCGTGCTCTGGAAACCTTATCCGGACATGAAAACAGGTTGTACCGCATGGATCCTTGCAGGCGGTGCGCATCATACCTGTTACAGCCAGAATTTAACTTCCGCACAGCTGGAAGATTTTGCGGAGATCGCGAACATTGAATGTGTGCTGATCGATAAACATACACAACTCCGGCAACTGAAAAATGAATTACGATGGAATGAAGCGGCTTACATGATCAATCCAAAATAA
- the araD gene encoding L-ribulose-5-phosphate 4-epimerase AraD codes for MKSKYQQLKETAYAANMQLPALDLVLFTFGNVSAADQALGVFAIKPSGVPYAELTAENMVIVDFEGNTIEGDLRPSSDTRTHAVLYKHWKNIEGIVHTHSLYATAWAQTLQDIPIYGTTHADHTTADIPCAAPMSDEMIAGNYEYQTGFQIMQALEERGMNYEEVEMILVGNHAPFTWGKTAEKAVYNSAVLENIAHMAFLTQQIRLDAPRLKEALIKKHYERKHGPDSYYGQ; via the coding sequence ATGAAAAGTAAATACCAGCAACTGAAAGAAACCGCCTATGCCGCCAATATGCAATTACCGGCACTGGACCTCGTGCTTTTTACTTTCGGCAATGTGAGCGCTGCAGACCAGGCACTTGGCGTATTTGCCATTAAACCCAGCGGTGTGCCGTATGCGGAACTCACAGCAGAGAACATGGTGATCGTGGATTTTGAAGGCAATACCATTGAAGGTGACCTCCGGCCTTCTTCTGATACCCGCACACACGCTGTATTATATAAACACTGGAAGAACATTGAAGGCATTGTGCATACACATTCCCTCTATGCCACAGCATGGGCACAAACCTTACAAGATATTCCCATCTACGGCACTACACATGCAGATCATACTACGGCAGACATTCCCTGCGCAGCGCCTATGTCTGATGAAATGATAGCCGGAAATTATGAATACCAGACCGGTTTCCAGATCATGCAGGCACTGGAAGAAAGAGGTATGAACTATGAAGAAGTGGAAATGATCCTGGTGGGCAATCACGCTCCCTTTACCTGGGGCAAAACAGCGGAGAAAGCCGTATACAACAGCGCAGTACTGGAAAACATTGCGCACATGGCATTCCTTACGCAACAGATCCGCCTGGATGCTCCGCGCTTAAAGGAAGCACTGATCAAAAAACATTATGAACGAAAACATGGTCCGGATTCCTATTACGGCCAATAA